A window from Engraulis encrasicolus isolate BLACKSEA-1 chromosome 11, IST_EnEncr_1.0, whole genome shotgun sequence encodes these proteins:
- the si:ch211-202f5.3 gene encoding uncharacterized protein si:ch211-202f5.3 → MSMNISLENPYGSVTIPRAQLRTGDDNSTVIINPMALDGTSSNPYDAYGAEGKNGGQNPPPYGGGAANGTGAGSEGGYTIKEDEEQVGRCYACCRRCRRK, encoded by the coding sequence ATGAGCATGAACATCTCTCTGGAGAACCCGTACGGGAGCGTGACCATCCCGCGCGCCCAGCTGCGCACCGGCGACGACAACAGCACCGTGATCATCAACCCCATGGCCCTGGACGGCACCAGCTCCAACCCGTACGACGCCTACGGCGCGGAGGGCAAGAACGGAGGGCAGAACCCGCCGCCCTACGGAGGAGGGGCCGCCAACGGCACCGGGGCCGGGTCCGAGGGCGGGTACACCATCAAGGAGGACGAGGAGCAGGTGGGCCGCTGCTAcgcctgctgccgccgctgccgaCGGAAGTGA